In the genome of Polaromonas vacuolata, the window GGCCCTACTCCAGCAAATCTATCTGCTAAACCGTCCCCAAGGCAGCGTGCGTGCACGACTTGAATCGCAACTAATAGATGCACAAGCGCGCTTCACAGATGCTGGAAACGTCGCTGCTAATCTACGTAAAAAATTAGAGTCATCCTCAGTCACCGCTGTTAGCAGCAACGATCAAGCGCGCGGTTATGCTGAATTACTAAACGTCGCCGCTCTTGCCAAAAACCAAATCAGTGTTTTGCAAGTTCAGCTTGAAGGCGTCAACGAAGCCCAGCTTGTCCAGTCTCCCACGCTGGCAAGTAATGCGACCCAATCTAAAAAAGCTTTAATGGCTGTAAGCGCTGTGTTGGTGGCGAGTTTGTTTTTGTTATTGTTTATATTTATGCGACAAACGCTGCGCCGCATGGTTAAAGATACCGACGCTATCGGGAAATTGGCGCGTATTCGATCGGCGTTGGGTTTGAAATAGTATTTTTCACATCAGCGTATTTGCGACCGTCTTACTTTGCGCTAAGTGGTGTACGGGGGGTAAGTCCGGCATTTGCGACCAAACCTCAAT includes:
- a CDS encoding Wzz/FepE/Etk N-terminal domain-containing protein, producing MEKNHNSTLPFAHVEQNEVSLLDILLTLAENAKLLIIGSLLAGLITLGISYTLPQTFESVAVIQADQTTASLMTTAAVLDPVIAQLGLSKDESVEFVRNLLRQKIKTAVGRNDKLLTLTVSALSPEQAQAIALALLQQIYLLNRPQGSVRARLESQLIDAQARFTDAGNVAANLRKKLESSSVTAVSSNDQARGYAELLNVAALAKNQISVLQVQLEGVNEAQLVQSPTLASNATQSKKALMAVSAVLVASLFLLLFIFMRQTLRRMVKDTDAIGKLARIRSALGLK